From the Lathyrus oleraceus cultivar Zhongwan6 chromosome 4, CAAS_Psat_ZW6_1.0, whole genome shotgun sequence genome, one window contains:
- the LOC127138249 gene encoding zinc-finger homeodomain protein 3 gives MELSSTQDGEIQIPSNNYVATAHGVSANGHGHHHHHHMIHHHAPPPPPPLLHHHNNIITSSSAAAVPVAAVVPQSQNPSINGTTTTTTNSTSVELDLDQSSYKKPLSQVAVKYRECLKNHAAAMGGNATDGCGEFMPSGEQGSIEALICSACHCHRNFHRKEIEGETDEENYPHHHNSPFNFNFNVNRQQQQHHSMRKFMLPLSDQPLGLGYHHHHTTPNSTSAAVTVTGNNNNNNNILPSRAVAPPPHGHIIMPFNYNIPSESDEQEEHGRTQSHHQQVVMKKRFRTKFTQEQKEKMLNFAEKVGWKFQKQEESLVQQFCAEIGVKRRVLKVWMHNNKHNLAKKQHIDISTDNLPTP, from the coding sequence ATGGAACTTTCTAGCACCCAAGATGGTGAAATCCAAATCCCATCTAATAATTACGTTGCTACTGCCCATGGCGTTAGTGCTAACGGACATggtcatcatcatcatcatcacatGATTCATCACCATGCTCCTCCTCCTCCGCCACCTCTTCTACACCACCACaataacatcataacatcttCCTCAGCCGCAGCGGTTCCCGTGGCAGCAGTAGTACCTCAGAGTCAGAACCCTTCCATTAACGGCACAACCACCACAACCACAAACTCTACTAGTGTAGAACTAGATCTTGATCAATCCTCGTACAAGAAACCATTATCGCAAGTGGCGGTCAAGTACAGAGAATGCTTGAAGAACCATGCAGCTGCAATGGGAGGAAACGCTACAGATGGTTGCGGTGAGTTCATGCCAAGTGGTGAACAAGGTTCCATAGAAGCACTCATCTGTTCAGCTTGCCATTGTCACAGAAACTTCCACAGAAAAGAAATTGAAGGTGAGACTGATGAAGAAAACTACCCACACCACCATAACTCACCTTTCAACTTCAACTTCAACGTCAAcagacaacaacaacaacatcacaGCATGAGAAAATTTATGTTACCGCTTTCGGATCAACCTCTCGGCCTCGGCTACCACCACCATCACACTACTCCTAACTCTACATCAGCAGCCGTAACAGTAACAggtaacaacaacaacaacaacaatattcTTCCTTCTAGAGCTGTAGCACCACCACCACATGGACACATCATTATGCCTTTCAACTACAACATACCTTCTGAATCTGATGAACAAGAAGAACATGGCagaacacaaagtcaccatcagcAGGTAGTGATGAAGAAGAGGTTCAGGACAAAGTTTACACAGGAGCAGAAGGAGAAAATGCTGAACTTTGCTGAGAAAGTTGGATGGAAATTTCAGAAACAAGAAGAATCTCTGGTGCAACAGTTCTGTGCGGAAATTGGCGTGAAGAGAAGAGTGCTAAAGGTTTGGATGCATAACAATAAACACAATCTTGCCAAAAAACAACATATTGATATTAGCACTGATAATCTTCCAACTCCttaa